A window from Vulcanimicrobium alpinum encodes these proteins:
- a CDS encoding efflux RND transporter permease subunit yields the protein MTEFFLRRPIFASVASLVILLLGMISIPILPIAQYPNIAPPTVTVTAVYTGASAEAVESSVTTPLEQAINGVQGLRYISSQSGSDGTSQITCTFNLDRNLDQAANDVQNAVNLAQGRLPNEVKLTGVSVAKNSGTFVMAIGVTSTDPRWDPIYMTNYLENNVTNDLKRIVGVSDVLVFGERKYAMRLWVDPKRLADNHLTAGDVVTALQSQNVQVAAGAIGAPPTNGKQPYEYGVRATGRLTNTTEFSNIILRTTADGGFVKVSDIGRVTLGAESYNGGLAFDGHDGIGLGVLQLQSGNALQVSKQVRATLERLSQKFPAGMTYHVAFDTTEFVSESIKEVVITLVIAISLVVLVIFLFLQDWRTTLIPALTIPVSLIGTFFLMNVLGFSINQLTLFGLTLATGLVVDDAIVVIENIARFIQEKGMPPLEGAREAMTEIQGAVVASSLVLLAVFVPVAFFPGTTGQLYKQFALTIACSIAISLFCALTLTPVLSSLLLGRNKHRESRIFRPVNRAIEATRSGYRRVLPRVLAWRYAALAAFAVLLGVTAWAYTSIPTGFIPDEDQGFAIIAMQAPPGVSLDYTHQKQKIIESILKQQPEISDVFDAAGFSFTGNGSNYATMFIRLRPWSERAGAQHTLDAVINRVNMQLFFLPGVQAFMVNPPAIPGLGFQGGFDFQLEDRGNAGIPAMLGAAYSIIIPANAPSAPTSRVYTTFRNDKPTVLVNVDRSQALSLGVPLTDLFNTMQVYLGSVYVNDFDMSGKSYRVYVQADQPYRSSINDLNNIYVRSSTPIIANGAQVLPPAIPISSLMSVQQTKGPQNITHFNLYRSIDITGSPKAGHGSGEALNFMQSLAAHLPPGFASEWSGISREQIESGAQAALIFGLGIVFVFLVLAAQYESFADPLIILFAVPLALLGAIGGLWIRGITSDVFAQVGYVMLIGLASKNAILIVEFANQMRDQGLDTITAVRRAAETRLRPILMTSIAFVLGVTPLVFASGAGSASRHSLGTAVFGGMIVSTILNLVITPVLYVLIAGLEDRLGIGRSKHITRPPDTDGRGTTAPTQEPARA from the coding sequence GTGACCGAGTTCTTTCTGCGACGCCCGATCTTCGCGTCGGTGGCGTCTCTGGTGATCCTGCTGCTCGGGATGATCTCGATTCCGATCTTACCGATCGCGCAGTACCCGAACATCGCGCCGCCGACGGTCACCGTCACGGCGGTTTACACCGGCGCCAGCGCCGAAGCCGTCGAGTCGTCGGTGACGACGCCGCTGGAACAGGCGATCAACGGCGTGCAAGGCCTGCGCTACATCAGCTCGCAGAGCGGCAGCGACGGCACCTCGCAGATCACGTGCACGTTCAACCTCGATCGCAATCTCGACCAAGCGGCGAACGACGTGCAGAACGCGGTGAATCTCGCGCAAGGCCGGCTGCCGAACGAGGTCAAGCTGACCGGCGTCTCGGTCGCGAAGAACTCCGGGACGTTTGTCATGGCGATCGGCGTGACGTCGACGGATCCGCGCTGGGATCCGATCTACATGACGAACTACCTCGAAAACAACGTCACGAACGATCTCAAGCGCATCGTCGGCGTCTCCGACGTCCTCGTGTTCGGCGAACGCAAGTACGCGATGCGCCTGTGGGTCGACCCCAAGCGGCTCGCCGACAACCACCTGACCGCCGGCGACGTCGTCACGGCGCTGCAGAGCCAGAACGTCCAGGTCGCGGCGGGCGCGATCGGCGCCCCTCCGACCAACGGCAAACAGCCGTACGAGTACGGCGTTCGCGCGACCGGCCGGCTGACGAACACCACCGAGTTCTCGAACATCATCCTGCGCACGACGGCCGACGGCGGGTTCGTGAAAGTCTCCGACATCGGCCGGGTGACGCTGGGCGCGGAAAGCTACAACGGCGGCTTGGCGTTCGACGGCCACGACGGCATCGGTCTCGGCGTTCTGCAGCTGCAGAGCGGCAACGCTCTGCAGGTCTCCAAGCAAGTGCGCGCGACGCTGGAACGGCTCTCGCAGAAGTTCCCGGCCGGGATGACCTACCACGTCGCGTTCGACACGACTGAGTTCGTCAGCGAGTCGATCAAGGAAGTCGTGATCACGCTGGTCATCGCGATCTCGCTGGTCGTGCTGGTCATCTTCCTGTTCTTGCAGGATTGGCGCACGACGCTGATCCCCGCGCTGACGATCCCCGTCTCGCTGATCGGGACGTTCTTCCTGATGAACGTGCTCGGGTTCTCGATCAACCAGCTCACGCTCTTCGGCTTGACGCTCGCGACCGGGCTCGTCGTCGACGACGCGATCGTCGTCATCGAAAACATCGCGCGCTTCATCCAGGAGAAGGGGATGCCGCCGCTGGAGGGCGCCCGCGAAGCGATGACCGAGATTCAGGGCGCCGTCGTCGCCTCGTCGCTCGTCCTGCTCGCGGTCTTCGTCCCGGTGGCGTTCTTCCCGGGGACGACGGGTCAGCTCTACAAGCAGTTCGCGCTCACGATCGCGTGCTCGATCGCGATCTCGCTGTTCTGCGCGCTGACCTTGACGCCGGTGCTCTCCTCGCTGCTGCTGGGCCGCAACAAGCACCGCGAAAGCCGGATCTTCCGGCCGGTGAACCGCGCTATCGAAGCGACCCGCAGCGGCTACCGGCGCGTTCTGCCGCGCGTCCTCGCGTGGCGGTACGCGGCGTTGGCCGCGTTCGCGGTGCTCCTCGGGGTGACGGCTTGGGCGTACACCAGCATCCCGACCGGCTTTATCCCCGACGAAGATCAAGGCTTCGCGATCATCGCGATGCAGGCGCCGCCCGGCGTCTCGCTCGACTACACGCATCAGAAGCAGAAGATCATCGAGTCGATTCTCAAGCAGCAGCCGGAGATCTCCGACGTGTTCGACGCGGCCGGGTTCAGCTTCACCGGCAACGGCTCGAATTACGCGACCATGTTCATCCGTCTGCGGCCATGGTCGGAGCGCGCCGGCGCGCAGCACACGCTCGATGCGGTGATCAACCGCGTCAACATGCAGCTGTTCTTCCTCCCCGGCGTGCAGGCGTTCATGGTGAACCCGCCGGCGATCCCGGGCCTCGGGTTCCAGGGCGGCTTCGACTTCCAGCTGGAGGACCGCGGCAACGCCGGGATTCCGGCGATGCTCGGCGCGGCGTACTCGATCATCATCCCTGCGAACGCGCCGTCTGCGCCGACCAGCCGCGTCTACACGACGTTCCGCAACGACAAGCCGACGGTGCTCGTCAACGTCGACCGCAGTCAGGCGCTCTCGCTCGGCGTCCCGCTCACCGACCTGTTCAACACGATGCAGGTCTACCTCGGATCGGTCTACGTGAACGACTTCGACATGAGCGGCAAGTCGTACCGCGTCTACGTGCAGGCCGATCAGCCGTACCGCTCGAGCATCAACGACCTCAACAACATCTACGTGCGGTCGAGCACGCCGATCATCGCGAACGGCGCTCAGGTGCTGCCGCCGGCGATCCCGATCTCGTCGCTGATGAGCGTCCAGCAGACGAAGGGGCCCCAGAACATCACCCACTTCAACCTCTACCGGTCGATCGACATCACCGGCAGCCCGAAAGCCGGTCACGGGTCGGGTGAGGCGCTCAACTTCATGCAGAGCCTCGCCGCGCATCTGCCGCCGGGCTTCGCGTCCGAGTGGAGCGGGATCTCACGCGAACAGATCGAGAGCGGCGCGCAGGCCGCGCTGATCTTCGGTCTGGGGATCGTGTTCGTGTTCCTTGTGCTCGCGGCGCAGTACGAGTCGTTTGCCGATCCGCTGATCATCCTCTTCGCCGTTCCGCTCGCGCTGCTCGGCGCGATCGGCGGGCTGTGGATCCGCGGCATCACCTCCGACGTCTTCGCGCAGGTCGGGTACGTCATGCTGATCGGCCTGGCATCGAAGAACGCGATTCTGATCGTCGAGTTCGCGAATCAGATGCGCGATCAGGGGCTCGACACGATCACGGCGGTGCGGCGCGCGGCCGAAACGCGGCTGCGTCCGATTTTGATGACGTCGATTGCGTTCGTTCTTGGCGTGACGCCGTTGGTGTTTGCGTCGGGTGCGGGGAGTGCGTCGCGGCACTCGCTGGGGACCGCGGTGTTCGGCGGGATGATCGTGTCGACGATCCTCAACCTGGTGATTACGCCCGTGCTGTACGTGCTGATTGCGGGGCTGGAGGATCGGCTTGGGATCGGGCGGTCGAAGCACATCACGCGACCGCCGGATACGGACGGACGAGGCACGACCGCGCCAACGCAAGAACCGGCTCGCGCGTAA
- a CDS encoding RNA polymerase sigma factor, which translates to MTSPNGTCVTAPRSAARVTGDPDDADDALHDAFLAAWRARARFEAGRDPLPWLMTIARRKAITIAAERSKPRVAAIPEPLPSAEDEAVRRESDALVRALTQNEPALALHALADLPARAVGERLGVPLRTAASRIRRGRRRLEATLPATTLSSPRSKPA; encoded by the coding sequence CTGACATCGCCCAATGGTACGTGCGTTACCGCGCCTCGGTCCGCGGCGCGCGTCACCGGCGACCCCGATGATGCAGACGACGCGCTCCACGATGCGTTCCTGGCCGCCTGGCGCGCGCGCGCCCGATTCGAAGCCGGCCGCGACCCGCTCCCCTGGCTGATGACGATCGCGCGCCGCAAGGCGATCACGATCGCCGCCGAACGGTCCAAGCCGCGTGTCGCGGCGATCCCCGAACCGCTGCCGTCGGCTGAAGATGAAGCGGTCCGCCGTGAATCCGACGCATTGGTCCGAGCGCTGACGCAGAATGAGCCCGCATTGGCGCTGCACGCGCTGGCGGACCTGCCGGCGCGAGCGGTCGGCGAACGGCTCGGCGTCCCGCTCCGCACCGCCGCCTCGCGCATCCGCCGCGGGCGACGGCGCCTCGAGGCGACGCTCCCGGCAACCACTCTTTCTTCCCCGAGGTCGAAGCCAGCGTGA
- a CDS encoding MarR family winged helix-turn-helix transcriptional regulator: protein MTDFLRLQKRYMVESFAELDLSVQLAHALASIPREGMTMRALADELACDASNATGLADRLEERGLIERRVCQDDRRVKRVFLTVAGRRMQDKIQMRFLTPPAAIAALSPADQRALREILERALAFADAERVDPGA, encoded by the coding sequence ATGACCGATTTCCTTCGACTGCAGAAACGCTACATGGTCGAATCGTTTGCAGAACTCGACCTGAGCGTGCAGCTCGCCCATGCCCTGGCGTCGATCCCGCGCGAGGGGATGACGATGCGCGCGCTCGCCGACGAGTTGGCGTGCGACGCGTCCAACGCCACGGGCCTGGCGGACCGCCTCGAGGAACGCGGCCTGATCGAGCGGCGCGTCTGTCAGGACGACCGCCGCGTCAAGCGCGTCTTTCTCACCGTAGCGGGCCGGCGGATGCAGGACAAGATCCAAATGCGGTTTCTCACCCCGCCCGCCGCGATCGCGGCGCTCAGCCCCGCCGACCAGCGCGCGCTGCGCGAGATCCTCGAGCGGGCGCTCGCGTTCGCCGACGCCGAACGCGTCGATCCCGGCGCCTAG
- a CDS encoding asparaginase: MFWELAGVPAVAVRRGTRVESVHHVAACVASADGTIVEKIGTIETPVFLRSSAKPFIAAAAVRAGVLEAFGFGDRELAVMCASHNGEPGHTEVVAAMLERIGARVDDLRCGVQTPAYEPAAAALAARGEAPTQLNHNCSGKHAGILAFAKLLGAPFEGYLEPSHPAQREILALCERVSDDTFDGDKLAVDGCGIPVYATTLRNAAMSFARFASLEHLDDDDAAALARVAAAMANEPWYVAGTGRFDTDLMRATHGRVVGKAGAEAVHCDALLDAGLGVALKVLDGTRRAAPPATIALLDRLRALEPDARAALEPHVRVAVRNVAGRVVGDVAALDGWLPQEIALDV, encoded by the coding sequence ATGTTTTGGGAACTGGCGGGCGTGCCCGCCGTCGCGGTGCGCCGCGGCACGCGCGTCGAGTCGGTCCATCACGTCGCCGCTTGCGTTGCGAGCGCGGACGGGACGATCGTCGAGAAGATTGGCACCATCGAGACGCCGGTCTTCCTGCGCTCGTCGGCCAAGCCGTTCATCGCGGCGGCCGCGGTGCGCGCCGGCGTGCTCGAGGCGTTCGGATTCGGCGACCGCGAGCTCGCGGTGATGTGCGCGTCGCACAACGGCGAGCCCGGCCATACCGAGGTCGTCGCGGCGATGCTCGAACGGATCGGGGCGCGCGTCGACGATCTGCGTTGCGGCGTGCAGACGCCGGCGTACGAGCCGGCCGCCGCCGCGCTCGCCGCGCGCGGCGAGGCTCCGACCCAGCTCAACCACAACTGCAGCGGGAAGCACGCCGGGATCCTCGCGTTCGCGAAACTGCTCGGCGCGCCGTTCGAAGGCTATCTCGAACCGTCGCATCCCGCCCAGCGCGAGATCCTCGCGCTGTGCGAGCGGGTGAGCGACGATACGTTCGACGGCGACAAGCTCGCTGTCGACGGCTGCGGGATTCCGGTCTACGCGACGACGCTGCGCAACGCCGCGATGTCGTTCGCGCGGTTTGCGTCGCTGGAGCACCTCGATGATGACGACGCCGCCGCGCTGGCGCGCGTCGCGGCGGCGATGGCGAACGAACCGTGGTACGTCGCCGGGACCGGCCGGTTCGACACCGATCTGATGCGGGCGACGCACGGGCGGGTCGTCGGCAAGGCGGGCGCGGAGGCGGTCCACTGCGACGCGCTCCTCGACGCGGGACTCGGCGTCGCCCTCAAGGTGCTCGACGGGACGCGCCGCGCGGCCCCGCCGGCGACGATCGCGCTGCTCGACCGGCTGCGCGCACTCGAGCCCGATGCGCGCGCCGCGCTCGAGCCGCACGTCCGGGTCGCGGTACGCAACGTCGCGGGACGCGTCGTCGGCGACGTCGCGGCGCTCGACGGCTGGCTCCCGCAGGAGATCGCGCTGGACGTCTGA